One Malus domestica chromosome 11, GDT2T_hap1 genomic region harbors:
- the LOC103448686 gene encoding beta-glucuronosyltransferase GlcAT14B-like — MGSAVEKKWLVPLVISSVICIFLLATSLNSGLVSSRNAINSIFSLLPSRVVTNQSSPAFAETIISQSPPPPPLPAIPRFAYLISGSKGDLEKLWRTLKALYHPLNQYVLHLDLESPVAERLELASRVDNETLFNTVGNVFVIKKANMVTYRGPTMVANTLHACAILLRRSKDWDWFINLSASDYPLVTQDDLIHTFSTLNRNLNFIEHTSQLGWKEEKRAMPLILDPGLYSSKKQDVFWVTPRRTLPTAFKLFTGSAWMVLSRWFVEYCVWGWDNLPRTLLMYYTNFVSSPEGYFHTVICNEPEFAKTAVNHDLHYISWDIPPKQHPHTLNINDTNKMTASGAAFARKFRHDDPVLDRIDKELLHRRKDSFTPGGWCAGKPKCSRVGNPNKIKPGPGADRLRHLVSRLALTAKFGQNQCK; from the exons ATGGGGTCTGCAGTGGAGAAGAAATGGCTAGTCCCTCTTGTCATAAGCTCTGTCATCTGCATATTCCTTCTAGCTACTTCCTTGAACTCGGGTCTCGTCTCTTCACGAAACGCAATCAATTCGATCTTTTCCCTTTTACCATCTAGGGTAGTAACAAATCAATCTAGTCCAGCTTTTGCTGAGACAATAATTTCACAAAGTCCACCCCCTCCTCCGCTACCAGCGATTCCTCGCTTTGCTTATCTAATTTCCGGATCAAAAGGAGATTTGGAAAAGCTTTGGAGAACTCTCAAAGCGCTTTACCATCCGTTGAATCAATATGTTCTTCATTTAGACCTTGAGTCTCCGGTAGcagaaagattggagcttgcttCGCGAGTGGACAACGAGACTCTCTTTAATACAGTTGGGAATGTGTTTGTGATCAAGAAAGCTAATATGGTAACTTACAGAGGGCCAACAATGGTTGCTAATACTCTTCATGCCTGCGCAATTCTTCTCAGGAGGAGTAAGGATTGGGATTGGTTTATCAATCTCAGCGCCTCGGATTATCCACTTGTTACTCAAGATG ATCTTATTCacacgttttcaactttaaaCCGAAATCTGAATTTCATTGAGCACACAAGCCAACTTGGCTGGAAAGA GGAAAAACGAGCAATGCCCTTGATTTTAGACCCTGGTCTCTACTCATCTAAAAAACAGGATGTTTTTTGGGTTACACCGAGGCGAACATTGCCCACTGCATTTAAATTGTTTACTG GTTCGGCATGGATGGTCTTATCACGCTGGTTCGTCGAGTATTGTGTTTGGGGTTGGGACAATCTTCCGAGGACCCTTCTCATGTATTACACAAACTTTGTTTCTTCACCGGAAGGCTACTTTCACACTGTTATATGCAATGAGCCGGAGTTTGCCAAAACTGCCGTCAACCATGATTTGCACTATATTTCTTGGGACATTCCTCCCAAGCAGCATCCCCACACCCTCAACATTAATGACACAAACAAGATGACTGCAAGCGGTGCTGCCTTTGCTCGGAAGTTCAGACACGATGACCCTGTCCTGGACAGGATCGATAAGGAATTACTTCACCGAAGAAAAGACAGCTTCACTCCCGGCGGCTGGTGTGCTGGCAAACCCAAATGCTCCAGGGTTGGGAACCCGAACAAGATCAAACCAGGTCCGGGCGCCGACAGGCTTCGCCACCTCGTGAGTAGGCTTGCCTTGACAGCTAAGTTTGGTCAAAACCAGTGTAAATAG